In Levilactobacillus brevis, a single genomic region encodes these proteins:
- a CDS encoding GtrA family protein → MESQSDKTPLRHDHYPATAAEYEAELTETEAEFEEQLEEVEDKVHGQVQRYLLFGALTVVVNIALFYFLSHTLGIEYQLANFIDWILVVQGSFWLDRTFVFKHKSNTPFREMGTFYSTRIATYLIEFVMLWLGISVIGANGTITKIIGHAVAVTVNYFLSMKVVFKHKPAKEETNK, encoded by the coding sequence ATGGAGAGTCAATCAGACAAAACACCATTACGGCATGACCATTACCCCGCCACCGCGGCAGAGTACGAGGCAGAACTTACCGAAACGGAAGCCGAGTTCGAGGAGCAACTAGAAGAAGTCGAAGACAAGGTGCACGGCCAAGTCCAACGTTACCTGTTATTCGGGGCGTTAACCGTCGTCGTTAACATCGCACTGTTCTATTTCTTATCCCACACACTGGGCATTGAATACCAACTGGCCAACTTCATTGACTGGATTCTGGTCGTTCAAGGGTCCTTCTGGCTGGACCGGACGTTCGTGTTCAAACACAAGTCCAATACCCCATTTCGTGAAATGGGTACCTTCTACAGCACACGGATCGCAACCTATCTGATTGAATTCGTCATGTTGTGGCTAGGGATTTCCGTCATTGGCGCCAACGGCACGATTACCAAGATTATTGGTCACGCGGTCGCCGTTACCGTTAATTACTTCCTATCCATGAAGGTCGTTTTCAAACACAAGCCAGCTAAAGAAGAAACGAACAAGTAA
- a CDS encoding NAD(P)-dependent alcohol dehydrogenase: MKIKAAVVDKQNADFEIRDDVELAKMGPDDIQVHMVASGICHSDEALRTGVAVIDYPIFLGHEGSGIVEKVGPEVTQFKPGDHVVLSFYGCGNCKSCLKGIPTQCENYAANNLSGVRPDGTAHFTENGHDVADMFDQSSFTSTTVVRERNAVKVDKDLDLRGLGPLGCGYVTGSGTVLNTLKPKPGDTIAVFGTGAVGLAAMMAGRISGCTKVIAIDIVDSRLKLAKELGATDTINSNDVDDVVKAVQDLTGGFGVNYAVDTTGVASVISNSISALAQGGTSAAIAVTNHHIDLDTWNDLCVNDKSVIGVNMGDSIPQVDIPRLIEFSKLGMFDYQKTEKFYKFSQINEANADSVSGKTIKPVLIIDEDYVPGK, from the coding sequence ATGAAGATTAAAGCTGCAGTTGTTGATAAGCAAAATGCTGATTTTGAAATTCGTGATGATGTTGAACTGGCTAAGATGGGCCCGGATGATATCCAAGTCCACATGGTTGCCAGTGGGATTTGCCACTCCGATGAAGCGCTCCGTACCGGGGTTGCCGTCATTGACTACCCAATTTTTTTAGGGCATGAAGGCTCTGGGATTGTCGAAAAAGTCGGCCCAGAAGTTACCCAATTCAAGCCTGGCGATCACGTAGTTCTGAGTTTCTACGGCTGTGGGAACTGCAAGAGCTGTTTGAAGGGGATTCCAACCCAATGTGAAAACTACGCCGCCAACAACCTGTCCGGTGTTCGTCCTGATGGGACCGCGCACTTCACTGAAAATGGGCATGACGTGGCCGACATGTTCGACCAAAGTTCCTTCACTTCAACCACGGTTGTTCGGGAACGGAATGCCGTTAAAGTCGATAAGGACCTCGACTTACGGGGCTTAGGGCCTCTGGGTTGTGGCTACGTTACCGGTTCTGGGACCGTTCTTAACACGTTGAAGCCAAAGCCTGGTGACACCATCGCCGTCTTCGGGACCGGTGCCGTTGGGTTGGCTGCCATGATGGCCGGCCGGATTTCCGGTTGCACCAAGGTTATCGCTATTGATATCGTGGACTCACGGCTGAAATTGGCCAAGGAACTCGGCGCTACCGATACCATCAACAGCAATGACGTTGACGATGTCGTCAAAGCCGTTCAAGACTTAACTGGTGGCTTCGGGGTTAACTACGCCGTGGATACGACTGGTGTGGCTAGTGTCATTTCTAACTCCATCAGTGCCTTGGCACAAGGTGGGACTTCCGCAGCTATCGCCGTTACCAACCATCACATCGACTTGGATACCTGGAACGACCTCTGTGTCAACGACAAGAGTGTCATCGGGGTTAACATGGGGGACTCCATTCCTCAAGTTGATATTCCACGGTTGATTGAATTCAGCAAGTTGGGCATGTTTGATTACCAAAAGACTGAAAAGTTCTACAAGTTCAGTCAAATCAACGAAGCCAACGCTGACTCTGTTTCCGGGAAGACGATCAAGCCAGTCTTAATCATTGATGAAGACTACGTTCCTGGCAAATAA
- the aldA gene encoding aldehyde dehydrogenase, translating to MTQNSVALKHYQMYINGEFKDSSSGNLITVINPATGAPISTVPSATLDETREAIDAAYEAQKSWKKVPAATRGQYLHDVATEIRKDSAHLIEMLQEEQGKIKSLATTEILFSADYFDYMASASRTYEGEILQSDNANESIMIDKQPIGVAAGILPWNFPFFLIARKMGPALVTGNTIVMKPSTDTPNLGLEFGKICEKVGIPKGVVNIVTGPGAVIGDELSKNKKIGIISLTGSVNSGKRVMAAAATHMAKVSLELGGKAPAIVCKDADIDLAVQSIIDSRVDNNGQLCNNCERVYVQEDIADEFTKKLATKMGEVTVGDPMKHEDIGMGPLINQAALDKVSGMVDRAVKAGGKLETGGHVVKIAKGFFFEPTVISNVKQDSEIVQDEIFGPVLPVLTFKTLDDAIEMANDSDFGLTSSIFTENLDNAMRASKELEDGETYINRFNFEAMNGSHSGWKESGIGGDDGKHGIEEFLNTHVIYLQGHPEKANG from the coding sequence ATGACACAGAACTCTGTCGCATTAAAACATTATCAAATGTACATTAACGGTGAATTCAAGGATTCTTCATCCGGCAATCTGATCACCGTCATCAATCCAGCTACTGGTGCCCCCATCTCTACCGTTCCAAGTGCAACGCTAGACGAGACGCGGGAAGCCATTGACGCCGCCTATGAAGCACAAAAATCCTGGAAGAAGGTTCCCGCCGCAACCCGGGGCCAATACTTACATGATGTCGCGACCGAAATTCGGAAGGATTCCGCTCACCTAATTGAAATGCTTCAAGAGGAACAAGGTAAGATTAAGTCATTAGCCACCACCGAAATTCTCTTCTCCGCTGACTACTTCGACTACATGGCTAGTGCTTCACGGACTTACGAAGGTGAAATCTTACAATCCGACAACGCTAACGAAAGCATCATGATTGATAAGCAACCAATCGGTGTCGCTGCCGGCATCTTGCCTTGGAACTTCCCATTCTTCCTGATCGCGCGGAAGATGGGGCCAGCTTTGGTCACTGGGAACACCATCGTCATGAAGCCAAGTACCGATACACCTAACTTAGGTCTAGAATTCGGGAAGATCTGTGAAAAGGTCGGCATTCCTAAGGGTGTTGTCAACATTGTCACTGGACCAGGTGCCGTTATCGGTGATGAACTTTCCAAAAACAAGAAGATTGGGATTATCAGTTTGACCGGGTCCGTTAACTCTGGGAAGCGGGTCATGGCTGCGGCAGCTACGCACATGGCCAAGGTTTCACTGGAACTCGGTGGTAAGGCCCCTGCTATTGTCTGCAAGGATGCCGACATTGACTTGGCCGTTCAATCCATCATTGACTCACGGGTCGACAACAACGGGCAACTTTGCAACAACTGTGAACGGGTTTACGTCCAAGAAGATATTGCCGATGAATTTACGAAGAAATTGGCTACCAAGATGGGTGAAGTTACCGTCGGCGATCCAATGAAGCACGAAGATATCGGTATGGGTCCTCTGATTAACCAAGCCGCCTTGGATAAGGTATCTGGCATGGTTGACCGGGCCGTTAAAGCCGGTGGCAAGCTTGAAACTGGTGGGCACGTTGTCAAGATTGCCAAGGGCTTCTTCTTCGAACCAACGGTCATCAGCAACGTCAAGCAAGACTCCGAAATCGTTCAGGACGAAATCTTTGGTCCTGTACTGCCAGTCTTGACCTTCAAGACGTTGGATGATGCCATTGAAATGGCTAACGACAGCGACTTCGGTTTGACCTCTTCCATCTTTACCGAGAACTTGGACAACGCAATGCGCGCATCCAAGGAACTCGAAGATGGTGAAACGTATATCAACCGGTTCAACTTCGAAGCCATGAACGGGTCTCACTCCGGCTGGAAGGAATCCGGTATCGGCGGTGACGACGGGAAGCACGGGATTGAAGAATTCCTGAACACTCACGTTATCTACCTGCAAGGCCATCCTGAAAAGGCCAACGGCTAA
- a CDS encoding SDR family NAD(P)-dependent oxidoreductase, which translates to MTKTVIVLGAGSGFGLAIARAFSQAGHHPILVARNAQKLQTMTEQLHTAGLAADWIAADATKPQETAHMFQQVTRQFDHPQTLVYNVADTTLDGPLTTPTETISQRFDANVLGAITASRQFLELAPTDIPRNILFTGGGAALHPDKTTTTLSLTKAALRSYALSLADDLQGTNTYVGLITLQGIADMNEAMRPANVAQVYVKAVNTRSTAEIFYPGTTANSPSEFDQLRQLTADPQKFQAFLAAHPRAATFIQNHPEFLADHDPV; encoded by the coding sequence ATGACAAAAACCGTAATTGTCCTCGGTGCCGGCTCTGGCTTCGGACTCGCGATTGCACGGGCCTTCAGTCAAGCCGGCCACCATCCTATATTGGTCGCTCGGAATGCACAGAAGCTCCAAACGATGACGGAACAGCTCCACACCGCGGGACTGGCCGCCGATTGGATTGCCGCGGACGCGACTAAGCCGCAAGAAACAGCGCATATGTTTCAGCAGGTCACCCGGCAGTTCGACCATCCCCAGACCCTCGTTTATAACGTTGCCGATACCACGTTGGATGGGCCCTTAACCACACCAACGGAAACGATCAGCCAACGTTTCGACGCCAACGTCCTCGGCGCCATCACTGCTAGCCGCCAATTTCTCGAGCTCGCACCCACCGATATCCCCCGGAACATTCTTTTTACCGGTGGCGGTGCGGCGCTCCATCCCGACAAGACCACGACGACCCTGTCATTGACCAAGGCCGCCCTGCGAAGTTACGCCCTGTCCCTCGCCGATGACCTTCAGGGAACCAACACGTACGTGGGATTGATTACCCTTCAAGGCATCGCCGACATGAATGAAGCCATGCGCCCCGCTAACGTCGCTCAAGTCTACGTAAAAGCCGTTAATACGCGCAGTACCGCGGAGATTTTCTATCCCGGTACCACCGCTAACTCCCCCTCAGAATTTGATCAACTTCGCCAATTAACGGCCGACCCCCAAAAATTTCAGGCTTTCTTAGCGGCACACCCGCGCGCAGCAACCTTTATTCAGAATCATCCGGAATTTTTAGCGGATCACGATCCCGTCTAA
- a CDS encoding DUF2798 domain-containing protein — protein MPRNFKEELLFTAVMAGLMVLVMAGYNIALTDGFSHHFIREVLMGYPLALLVAAICDLGIIGPSVKAIFFKFILNDYMKKKQIRIALTISCMMVVGMVTLMSLFGMIVTQNFGGNFLLTYLHTWIFNLFMALPLQLIVVGPVARAVLGFVQKKTTPATENLESEPVED, from the coding sequence ATGCCTAGAAATTTTAAAGAAGAACTTTTATTCACCGCCGTTATGGCTGGACTTATGGTCCTGGTCATGGCTGGCTACAACATCGCCCTAACCGACGGCTTTTCCCATCACTTCATTCGTGAAGTCCTCATGGGTTACCCGTTGGCCCTGCTGGTCGCCGCAATCTGCGACCTGGGCATCATCGGCCCTAGCGTCAAGGCCATCTTTTTCAAATTTATCCTGAATGACTACATGAAGAAAAAACAAATTCGGATCGCCCTGACCATCTCTTGCATGATGGTCGTCGGCATGGTCACACTGATGTCCCTCTTCGGTATGATTGTGACCCAGAACTTCGGTGGGAACTTCCTCCTAACGTACCTGCACACCTGGATCTTCAATCTATTCATGGCCTTACCTCTCCAATTAATTGTGGTAGGTCCCGTTGCCCGGGCCGTCCTGGGCTTCGTCCAAAAGAAGACGACCCCGGCTACCGAAAACCTAGAATCAGAACCAGTCGAAGATTAA
- a CDS encoding TetR/AcrR family transcriptional regulator: MPSTTFDHLSAEKKDRVTAALLTEFSAHSLAEAQVARIVTTAGIARGAFYKYFADLTDAYQYLYQVALREIHRDAGGDARQTFDADRIYQGVVDFVDQINDSQYYAFIRRHYAENESLLPAPPVAPQLPALAWAAMVLSHAAIKEILLQPADEAAVCARLQTTLKSLQPEEA, encoded by the coding sequence TTGCCTTCAACGACGTTTGACCATTTATCAGCTGAAAAAAAGGACCGCGTCACGGCAGCCCTTTTAACCGAATTTTCTGCGCACAGCCTGGCTGAAGCTCAGGTCGCGCGAATCGTGACAACCGCCGGAATTGCTCGCGGCGCTTTTTACAAGTACTTTGCCGATCTGACCGATGCCTACCAGTATCTCTATCAGGTGGCGTTACGTGAGATTCACCGTGATGCCGGCGGAGACGCGCGGCAGACGTTTGACGCTGACCGAATTTACCAAGGCGTCGTGGATTTTGTCGACCAGATCAATGACAGCCAATACTATGCCTTCATTCGCCGCCATTACGCGGAGAATGAAAGTCTCTTGCCGGCGCCCCCGGTAGCGCCGCAGCTGCCCGCGCTGGCCTGGGCGGCAATGGTGCTGAGCCATGCGGCTATTAAGGAAATTCTCTTACAGCCCGCTGACGAGGCCGCCGTTTGTGCGCGCCTGCAGACCACGCTGAAGTCGCTCCAACCTGAGGAGGCCTGA
- a CDS encoding MmcQ/YjbR family DNA-binding protein: MATRQEIFGYIANNYAASPVYTFKKFPHYATFKTPSGKWFALVMNVPQNKLGLSGTTETDVIDVKVDPELASILRQKPGYLPAYHMNKEHWLTVVLNDQTDPQTLKQLIDDSYNLVN; the protein is encoded by the coding sequence ATGGCAACGCGTCAAGAAATCTTTGGTTATATCGCTAATAACTACGCTGCGTCACCCGTCTATACGTTTAAGAAATTCCCACACTACGCCACCTTTAAGACCCCCAGTGGCAAGTGGTTTGCGCTAGTGATGAATGTCCCACAGAATAAATTAGGACTTTCTGGAACCACTGAGACCGACGTGATTGATGTCAAAGTCGATCCAGAACTCGCCAGTATCTTGCGGCAAAAGCCCGGCTACCTACCGGCCTACCACATGAATAAGGAACACTGGCTAACGGTGGTGCTCAACGACCAGACCGATCCGCAGACACTCAAGCAGTTGATCGATGATAGCTACAATCTGGTTAATTAA
- a CDS encoding cadmium resistance transporter — protein MSLSLLLTSIGIFFVTDTDDLVVLLLLWLAARNRRQGHAIIIGQYLGIVTLIAASWFVSRGVLHFNIAHWTHWLGLVPFLLGISGLVSWWSTRHRQPALPPLARTVSLPVVWSLTIGNGGDNLSIYIPFFTRLTVVEFGGVLIVFLLMIGLWLLISHRLARSTTATAFFARFGAWLSPMLFIAVGLLILF, from the coding sequence ATGTCACTTTCCCTGCTCCTCACCAGCATCGGCATCTTCTTCGTCACGGATACCGATGATCTCGTGGTGCTGCTTCTCCTGTGGCTGGCCGCACGCAATCGCCGGCAAGGTCACGCGATCATCATTGGTCAATACCTCGGTATCGTGACGTTGATTGCCGCATCCTGGTTCGTCAGCCGCGGCGTCCTCCACTTTAATATCGCCCACTGGACCCACTGGCTGGGCCTGGTACCCTTCTTGCTGGGGATTAGCGGCCTGGTCTCCTGGTGGTCAACTCGGCACCGCCAGCCGGCGCTACCCCCCCTCGCCCGCACAGTCAGCCTACCGGTCGTGTGGTCGCTGACCATCGGCAACGGCGGGGACAACCTCAGCATCTACATCCCCTTCTTCACGCGATTGACCGTGGTAGAGTTCGGAGGCGTCCTGATCGTCTTTCTCCTGATGATTGGCCTATGGCTCCTGATTAGCCATCGGTTAGCCCGTTCGACCACCGCCACCGCCTTCTTTGCGCGGTTTGGCGCCTGGCTGTCGCCAATGCTCTTCATCGCGGTCGGCCTGCTGATTCTCTTTTAA
- a CDS encoding Mor transcription activator family protein has protein sequence MDLLQESYAQPYGLLGEYLTEKVYELYRGRQISFPMRLYNRDKVAEYDGHNLAELTRKYDYSQRWVRQMIQADREARKRK, from the coding sequence ATGGATTTATTACAGGAGTCGTACGCTCAGCCGTATGGATTGCTGGGGGAATATTTAACGGAAAAGGTGTATGAATTGTATCGGGGACGGCAGATCTCATTTCCCATGCGCCTCTATAACCGCGATAAGGTGGCGGAGTACGATGGCCACAACCTGGCGGAACTCACACGCAAATACGATTATTCCCAGCGCTGGGTGCGGCAGATGATTCAGGCGGATCGCGAGGCACGGAAACGTAAGTGA
- a CDS encoding N-acetylmuramoyl-L-alanine amidase, which translates to MKHHWKFGFVAGLMLLLPLALATTTVTTANAASKTTTSKTAKKAKAKAKPKAKKHYLIVMGHGAGDPGARGNGTTEATFLRKHMLPQLRKYAKKVKGSTITFYNPKKNLVSDTLYHHKGSYKINKKTTVIMFHLDAPAGHGGHVIIHKKHPTKRDKRLAKVIKKYVGLNRAYNGYSYRTNLRNCNVLRRRGIDYSLVESGFITNRNDVKHLKKHMAKIAKADIEAITNEHIK; encoded by the coding sequence ATGAAACATCATTGGAAATTTGGTTTTGTGGCCGGCCTCATGCTACTTTTGCCTTTAGCACTGGCCACCACGACGGTCACTACCGCCAACGCCGCTAGCAAGACGACCACGTCTAAAACGGCGAAGAAAGCCAAAGCTAAGGCTAAACCCAAGGCCAAGAAACACTACCTCATCGTCATGGGTCACGGTGCCGGAGATCCCGGTGCCCGGGGCAATGGGACGACGGAGGCCACGTTCTTACGAAAGCACATGCTCCCGCAATTACGGAAATACGCCAAGAAGGTTAAGGGTAGCACCATCACGTTCTACAATCCCAAGAAGAACCTGGTCAGCGATACCCTCTACCACCACAAGGGGTCATACAAGATTAACAAGAAGACCACGGTCATCATGTTCCACCTGGACGCCCCAGCCGGTCACGGTGGTCACGTCATCATTCACAAGAAGCACCCGACGAAACGGGACAAGCGTCTGGCTAAAGTAATCAAGAAGTATGTCGGCCTGAACAGGGCCTACAACGGCTACAGCTACCGGACCAACCTGCGGAATTGCAACGTCTTACGTCGGCGCGGAATCGACTACAGTCTGGTCGAATCCGGCTTCATCACCAACAGAAATGACGTCAAGCACCTCAAGAAGCACATGGCTAAGATTGCCAAGGCTGACATCGAAGCCATCACCAACGAGCATATCAAGTAA
- a CDS encoding MFS transporter, which yields MAVVTGVIVANLNFIQPIENLIAADFDISKATVGTLAMVTQLGYAFGLLLIVPLGDIFDRYHLIQFMMILSIFSLLLAFWAPNAGVFAVATALVGITSVAPQIIIPYAGYLAPALQRGRVLGIVLSGLLTGILLSRSFSGLLGSIMPWQDIYLIAAGIDLIFLAIVHYQLPQDARGHQNLRYWSVIGMLPKLFTSQRALRGSAINGFCLFGMSNVLWSTLAFYLAATYHLGSNVAGLLGLLGIAGVLAAPMIGNLVDQRSPRLTITLSMALSGIAFVIFWFVGHWMIGLILGIILLDLGTQFSQVSNQAIVQSLNRKLSSRNNSVFMFSYFLGGAIGTLAATWSWTHAGWLGVCGVAAAFLVVALLGHWVIGEPKKLAVED from the coding sequence ATGGCAGTGGTCACCGGAGTTATCGTGGCCAATTTAAACTTTATTCAACCCATTGAGAATCTGATTGCCGCGGACTTTGATATTTCTAAGGCGACGGTAGGGACGTTGGCCATGGTCACGCAGTTGGGATACGCGTTTGGCCTACTCCTGATCGTGCCGTTGGGGGACATCTTCGATCGCTATCATTTAATTCAATTTATGATGATCCTCTCTATTTTTTCGTTATTATTAGCCTTTTGGGCGCCCAACGCCGGCGTCTTTGCGGTTGCCACGGCCTTGGTGGGGATTACCTCGGTCGCCCCGCAGATTATTATTCCCTACGCTGGCTACCTGGCGCCGGCCCTCCAGCGTGGTCGGGTGCTCGGGATTGTGCTCAGCGGCCTGTTGACGGGGATTTTATTGTCGCGGTCGTTTAGTGGTCTGCTTGGAAGCATTATGCCTTGGCAGGACATCTATCTGATTGCCGCGGGCATTGACCTCATCTTTCTGGCTATTGTGCACTATCAATTGCCGCAAGACGCGCGGGGCCATCAGAATCTGCGTTACTGGTCGGTGATTGGCATGTTGCCTAAATTGTTCACGAGTCAGCGGGCCTTGCGTGGGTCCGCCATCAATGGCTTCTGTCTGTTCGGAATGTCCAATGTGCTATGGTCGACGCTGGCCTTTTATCTGGCCGCGACCTACCATCTTGGCAGTAATGTCGCCGGCTTACTGGGATTGCTGGGAATTGCGGGGGTGCTGGCGGCGCCGATGATTGGCAACCTGGTCGATCAACGTTCACCGCGGCTCACGATTACTTTGTCGATGGCCCTTTCCGGGATCGCTTTCGTCATTTTCTGGTTCGTGGGTCACTGGATGATTGGTCTGATCTTGGGCATTATTTTACTGGATCTGGGAACCCAGTTCAGTCAGGTCTCCAATCAGGCGATTGTGCAGTCGCTGAACCGTAAGCTCAGTAGCCGGAATAACTCGGTCTTCATGTTCAGTTATTTTCTGGGTGGCGCCATTGGAACCTTGGCTGCGACTTGGTCGTGGACCCACGCCGGTTGGCTGGGTGTCTGTGGCGTGGCCGCGGCTTTTCTGGTCGTCGCGTTACTCGGTCACTGGGTGATTGGGGAGCCGAAGAAGCTCGCCGTCGAAGATTAG
- a CDS encoding peptide ABC transporter substrate-binding protein produces MSLFEHKKALLLCTGIVLIGGIFAVTAHSKTTKTATAQRLNLYQTATISSLDVSKITDNISSNALSQVGEGLYRLNANSEAENALATKTTITDHGHQYTINLRHDGKWSNGDPVTAQDFVYSWERTLNPKSKSEFTYQFANIKNANAIAAGKKSPSTLGVKAVGKYQLKITLSQPASYFKKMLASTTYYPLNEKAVNKYGSKYGSSAKTTVYNGPFTLTNWSGTSDNWTLKKNPHYAEKKTVKLQTINYKVIKDSTTAYNLYQSKKLDQVTLSGEQTTQNKNNPDLKSLAAGRIGFIQYNEQNKVAANQDLRTAISLAINRQQLASKVLKNGSLPAKTFGVHNMMKNPKTGADFTADAYTKGTVDYAPTQAKQLYQKALKQLGKKAVTLTITCGNDDASQNIAEFVQSAITSKLGAKVEVRAMPFPSMLSNVSKGNFQLNLTSWGMDFADPIQSLQILQSTNNSNMGHYDSKTYDAALNAAEGTDALNKTARYQDLVKAAQTALKDQAVTPLYESRTSSLVNPKVKGIVYNKFNGDADYRSAYVAN; encoded by the coding sequence ATGAGTTTATTCGAGCACAAGAAAGCCTTATTACTCTGCACCGGAATCGTCTTAATCGGCGGCATCTTCGCCGTCACTGCGCACTCGAAGACCACTAAGACAGCCACAGCGCAACGCTTAAATCTTTACCAGACCGCCACGATTTCCAGCCTAGACGTCTCTAAGATTACCGATAATATTTCCAGCAACGCCCTCAGTCAGGTCGGCGAAGGTCTCTACCGGCTCAACGCCAATAGTGAAGCCGAGAACGCCCTCGCCACTAAGACGACCATCACCGATCACGGTCACCAATACACCATCAATCTCCGGCACGATGGCAAATGGAGTAACGGCGATCCGGTGACGGCGCAAGATTTCGTTTACTCCTGGGAACGGACGCTGAACCCCAAGTCCAAGTCGGAGTTCACCTACCAATTCGCCAACATCAAGAATGCTAACGCCATCGCCGCCGGAAAGAAGTCGCCATCGACTCTCGGTGTCAAGGCGGTCGGCAAGTATCAACTGAAGATTACGCTGAGTCAACCGGCCTCCTACTTCAAGAAGATGCTGGCCAGCACGACCTACTACCCACTGAACGAAAAGGCTGTCAACAAGTATGGCAGTAAATACGGGTCCTCCGCCAAAACAACCGTCTACAATGGGCCGTTTACCCTGACCAACTGGAGCGGGACGAGCGATAACTGGACGTTAAAGAAGAACCCCCACTACGCCGAAAAAAAGACCGTTAAGCTGCAGACCATCAACTACAAGGTCATCAAGGACAGCACCACGGCATACAACCTTTACCAGTCTAAGAAGCTCGATCAGGTCACGTTGAGCGGTGAACAGACGACGCAAAATAAGAACAACCCCGATCTCAAGTCATTAGCCGCCGGACGCATCGGCTTTATTCAATACAACGAGCAGAACAAAGTGGCCGCCAATCAAGACCTACGCACTGCCATTTCACTGGCCATTAACCGCCAACAATTGGCATCCAAAGTCTTGAAGAACGGCTCACTGCCTGCCAAGACATTTGGCGTCCACAACATGATGAAGAACCCGAAGACCGGTGCTGATTTCACCGCCGACGCCTACACCAAGGGCACCGTAGACTACGCCCCAACGCAGGCTAAGCAACTGTACCAAAAGGCCTTGAAACAACTGGGCAAAAAGGCCGTCACGCTGACCATCACCTGCGGCAACGATGACGCCAGCCAAAACATCGCCGAGTTCGTCCAAAGCGCCATCACCAGCAAGCTGGGCGCCAAGGTAGAGGTCCGAGCCATGCCATTTCCATCCATGCTTAGCAACGTCTCCAAGGGCAACTTCCAGCTGAACCTGACCAGCTGGGGCATGGACTTCGCCGACCCGATTCAATCGCTCCAGATTCTTCAATCGACGAACAACTCCAACATGGGGCACTACGACAGCAAGACCTACGACGCCGCCCTCAACGCCGCTGAAGGCACCGATGCTCTGAACAAAACGGCGCGCTACCAAGACCTGGTCAAGGCCGCCCAAACGGCACTCAAGGATCAAGCCGTCACGCCGCTCTACGAAAGTCGGACCAGCAGTCTGGTTAATCCGAAGGTCAAGGGTATCGTCTACAACAAGTTCAACGGTGACGCCGACTACCGGAGTGCTTACGTGGCGAACTGA